A region of Elusimicrobiota bacterium DNA encodes the following proteins:
- a CDS encoding arylesterase, which produces MSKKGLLLWIGAAVFLAACGKSEPALAPRTAPLAETPLRILAFGDSLTAGKDLEDPDREAYPAVLERLLKEAGHSVTVTNAGHSGDTTFDALARLDFSLAEKPRIVIVGLGSNDTFQGKRLADMEKNLDETVRRCREAGAVVVLCGMKTFPNFGLFYASDYAKMFKRVAHRQRAILVPFMLEGVAGDPAMNLPDMIHPNPRGQERVAQNLLPYVEKALKKTKE; this is translated from the coding sequence ATGAGTAAGAAGGGACTTCTTCTTTGGATAGGAGCGGCGGTCTTCCTGGCCGCCTGCGGAAAATCCGAACCGGCTCTCGCGCCCAGAACCGCGCCGCTGGCCGAGACCCCCCTGCGAATCCTCGCCTTCGGCGACAGCCTGACCGCCGGCAAGGATCTGGAGGACCCGGACCGCGAGGCCTACCCGGCCGTCTTGGAGCGGCTCCTGAAGGAGGCGGGACATTCCGTGACCGTGACCAACGCCGGACATTCGGGCGACACCACCTTTGATGCCCTGGCGCGATTGGACTTCAGTCTGGCGGAGAAACCGCGGATCGTCATCGTGGGCCTGGGATCCAACGACACCTTCCAAGGGAAACGGCTGGCCGACATGGAAAAGAATCTGGACGAGACCGTCCGCCGGTGCCGGGAAGCGGGCGCCGTGGTGGTCCTCTGCGGCATGAAGACCTTTCCCAACTTTGGGCTCTTTTACGCCTCCGACTACGCTAAAATGTTCAAACGGGTGGCCCACCGACAGCGCGCGATCCTGGTTCCGTTCATGTTGGAAGGCGTGGCCGGGGACCCCGCCATGAACCTCCCGGACATGATCCATCCCAACCCCCGCGGGCAGGAGCGGGTCGCGCAAAACCTACTGCCCTATGTGGAAAAAGCGCTCAAAAAAACGAAGGAGTGA
- a CDS encoding dihydroneopterin aldolase, whose protein sequence is MDQLILSGLELWLRVGCTEGERAFPQRIELDVTLELPLADAGKGDHLAATIDYAEVCALLKKTLEAKTFKLAEAVAEQASELLLWKHKLSRVTVLVKKRALPGLAWAGVQIQRP, encoded by the coding sequence ATGGATCAACTGATTTTGTCGGGCCTGGAACTGTGGCTGAGGGTCGGCTGTACGGAGGGGGAACGGGCCTTCCCCCAGCGGATCGAACTCGACGTCACTCTGGAACTCCCGCTGGCCGACGCGGGAAAGGGGGACCACCTCGCCGCGACGATCGATTACGCCGAGGTCTGCGCCCTCCTCAAGAAAACCTTGGAAGCCAAAACCTTCAAACTCGCCGAAGCCGTGGCCGAACAGGCCTCGGAACTTCTCCTCTGGAAACACAAACTATCCCGGGTCACCGTCCTCGTCAAGAAACGAGCCCTCCCCGGCCTCGCCTGGGCCGGCGTCCAAATCCAACGGCCTTAA
- a CDS encoding 6-carboxytetrahydropterin synthase, with the protein MFRIVSQIHFCYGHRLMNYEGKCRHPHGHNGRAEVELSAQKLDRRGMVMDFGEIKTHLQSWIDQNLDHQMILRKDDPLVKILKGLGEPFYLLSGNPTAENIAREIFRVARSKGLPVTRVTLWETDKSFATYQP; encoded by the coding sequence ATGTTTCGCATCGTCAGCCAAATCCACTTTTGTTACGGGCACCGGCTGATGAACTACGAGGGAAAGTGCCGCCATCCCCATGGGCACAACGGCCGGGCGGAGGTGGAATTGTCCGCCCAAAAGCTCGACCGCCGGGGCATGGTGATGGATTTCGGCGAAATCAAGACCCATTTGCAAAGCTGGATCGATCAGAACCTGGATCACCAAATGATCCTTCGGAAAGACGACCCGCTGGTCAAGATTCTGAAAGGGCTGGGGGAGCCTTTTTATCTCCTCTCCGGCAATCCCACCGCTGAAAACATCGCCAGGGAAATTTTCCGCGTGGCCCGAAGCAAGGGCCTTCCGGTGACCCGCGTGACCCTCTGGGAAACCGATAAAAGTTTCGCCACCTACCAACCCTAA
- the ispH gene encoding 4-hydroxy-3-methylbut-2-enyl diphosphate reductase, with protein MKVLLARPRGFCAGVVRAIDIVDIALKRFSPPVYVRKEIVHNRAVVEDFKARGVVFIDHLDEAPEGSLVIFSAHGVSPEVRARAEARRLRVIDATCPLVTKVHLEVHRFLREGYQLVLIGHRSHDEVDGTLGEAPGQIQLVECVDDVAHLNIPPRGRVMILTQTTLSLNETRDVIAAIKQRFPDAQTPPKDDICYATQNRQDAVQDLVGRGIELLLVVGSKNSSNSQRLVDVARQSGCPAHLIDRSGEIDPAWLVGARIVGVTAGASAPEHLVQGVLAFLQARGGVAEEVLVREEDVHFSLPKELALPVPNREGAVGL; from the coding sequence GTGAAGGTCCTTTTGGCCAGGCCCCGGGGGTTTTGCGCGGGGGTGGTTCGAGCCATCGACATCGTGGACATCGCGCTGAAACGTTTTTCCCCGCCGGTCTACGTTCGGAAAGAAATCGTCCACAACCGGGCCGTGGTGGAGGATTTCAAGGCCCGGGGCGTGGTGTTCATCGACCATCTGGACGAGGCGCCGGAAGGGAGTTTGGTGATTTTCTCCGCCCACGGCGTTTCCCCTGAAGTGCGGGCCCGGGCGGAGGCCCGTCGCCTCCGGGTGATCGACGCCACTTGCCCGCTCGTGACCAAGGTTCATTTGGAAGTTCATCGGTTTCTTCGCGAAGGGTATCAACTGGTCTTGATCGGCCACCGTTCCCACGACGAGGTCGACGGAACTTTGGGGGAAGCCCCCGGACAAATTCAATTGGTGGAATGCGTGGACGATGTGGCCCATCTGAACATTCCGCCCCGCGGGCGCGTCATGATCCTCACCCAGACCACGCTCAGTTTGAACGAAACCCGGGACGTGATCGCCGCCATCAAACAGCGTTTTCCCGACGCGCAGACTCCGCCCAAAGACGACATCTGTTACGCCACCCAAAACCGCCAAGACGCCGTGCAGGATTTGGTCGGGCGGGGCATTGAACTGCTTTTGGTGGTGGGCTCAAAAAACAGCTCCAACAGCCAGCGATTGGTGGACGTGGCCCGGCAGTCCGGTTGCCCCGCCCACCTGATCGACCGCTCCGGCGAAATCGATCCGGCCTGGCTTGTCGGCGCTCGCATCGTTGGCGTCACCGCCGGCGCTTCCGCCCCGGAACACTTGGTCCAAGGCGTGCTGGCGTTTCTCCAAGCGCGGGGCGGCGTGGCGGAGGAAGTGCTGGTTCGGGAGGAAGATGTTCACTTCTCCCTTCCGAAAGAACTCGCCCTGCCCGTCCCGAACCGCGAGGGAGCGGTGGGCCTTTAG
- a CDS encoding type 1 glutamine amidotransferase, whose product MTTPAPSVLVLRHALHEGPGTIAAFLKDAGVEHRCLDVFKNRPAFPTIDSIAGLVVMGGPMGVYEKSRFPFLVREIAFLRKAIAAGKPVLGVCLGAQLIAHALGARVYPHTVKEIGWGKIRLTAAGKKDPWMKPVSRSPWVFQWHGDTFDLPRGARRLASSALCENQAFRYGTRVYGLQYHIELDGPMIRNWLAQPGAAAELAAVGPRTRRDILDGLPTRLPGLHRLARPFMAGFARAIR is encoded by the coding sequence GTGACAACCCCCGCTCCGTCCGTCCTTGTCCTTCGCCATGCGCTTCACGAAGGGCCCGGGACCATCGCCGCTTTCCTAAAAGACGCGGGCGTGGAACACCGTTGCCTTGATGTGTTCAAAAACCGCCCCGCTTTTCCGACCATCGACTCCATCGCCGGACTCGTGGTGATGGGCGGGCCCATGGGCGTCTACGAAAAATCCCGTTTCCCCTTCCTGGTCCGGGAAATCGCCTTTCTGCGAAAGGCCATCGCCGCTGGAAAACCCGTCCTGGGCGTATGTCTGGGCGCGCAACTCATCGCCCATGCCCTGGGAGCGCGGGTCTATCCCCACACGGTTAAAGAAATCGGATGGGGAAAAATTCGCCTGACCGCCGCGGGGAAAAAAGACCCGTGGATGAAACCGGTTTCCCGCTCCCCCTGGGTTTTTCAATGGCACGGGGACACCTTCGATCTGCCCCGCGGCGCCCGCCGGCTGGCCTCCTCCGCCCTCTGCGAAAACCAGGCCTTCCGTTACGGAACCCGCGTCTACGGGCTTCAATACCACATCGAGCTGGACGGGCCCATGATTCGGAACTGGTTGGCTCAGCCTGGCGCCGCGGCGGAGCTGGCCGCCGTCGGTCCCCGGACCCGCCGGGACATTTTGGATGGCCTGCCGACCCGTCTGCCCGGGCTTCATCGTCTCGCCCGGCCATTCATGGCCGGATTCGCCCGCGCCATCCGCTGA